A DNA window from Dioscorea cayenensis subsp. rotundata cultivar TDr96_F1 unplaced genomic scaffold, TDr96_F1_v2_PseudoChromosome.rev07_lg8_w22 25.fasta BLBR01000456.1, whole genome shotgun sequence contains the following coding sequences:
- the LOC120254445 gene encoding uncharacterized protein LOC120254445, with protein MSANDLAVVLCRFLEWQTSLFRMVHDSSYENMDIALHYGAMLRECIHLQSIARQEIVEDPVEDDVSDATLEGAQDDIENIIVVEPTEEWTQFRLNISVDMFNTWH; from the exons ATGTCTGCAAATGATCTCGCCGTGGTCCTTTGCCGTTTCCTCGAGTGGCAAACTTCTCTCTTTAGGATGGTCCATGATTCTAG CTATGAGAACATGGACATCGCTTTACATTATGGTGCTATGTTGAGGGAGTGCATTCATCTTCAAAGTATAGCAag ACAAGAAATTGTAGAAGATCCTGTAGAAGATGATGTTAGTGATGCAACCTTAGAAGGAGCACAAGATGATATAGAAAACATTATAGTCGTTGAACCAACGGAAGAATGGACACAATTTCGGCTTAACATCTCTGTGGATATGTTTAATACTTGGCACTAA